The window CTTTTTGTTTGCTATCGTGCAGAAGAAGACCTGGAGTCTGCTTCGTACATTTATGTAGTTGATGGTGCACTCAGTACAATTGCTGCTGAAACTAATCCACAGGCAAGACGAATTGAATTCATAAAACTGTCATATTCGGTAAAGTCTCTTATAATTAATGCGTCAGCCAGATATGCAACAAGGATTCATGCAGTCTCAGATTTTCTGACTTGCAGTTTTGTGACAATGCTCAAGTCTTTGtcaattttcattctttttaaaaCTAGTTGCATGCGTTTTTTCTCTTCCTGCTGATCCTTGAAACTTACTCTTCCATCAGATAATTCAGATCATTGTTCTAGTAGATTGTAATTTGATATTTCCTGTATGTTCTAGGATGCTCCTGTTCCACCTTGCATATCCCAATTAGAAGGGGGTCTTGTGCAAGTAGCCATAGAAGTGGAAGACCGTGCACAACGTTCTGCAATCACAAGTAAGGCAATGGTCCATTTCCTAATaatgcatttgatcacatctGTGTTGCATTTAGCCTAAAAATCCTTACCAACAATAACGTGATAGCTTTTTTACAGGAATGAACATGCTTAAgactaaatatttattggtcATGTGTGTAGTCTGAAAATGAGAAGAAAGGTATATTTGGCACGATGTTAAAACTCTTAACATGGTGAATAGCTTTTGGTGCTGCTGCTTTTAGATGCCCTAGTTATACACATCTTAACTATTCTCTGCAAGTTACTACCTTTACAAGTAGTTTTCTGAAATACTAATGATTGTGTTAGGAATACTTTTGTGATATCATTTCggaaatataatcatattacACTAAATCTACTATTTAAATCTTGTATGGTATATATCTACAGTTAATTAATGAACCCAATACATTCTAACACTGAAAGAAGTATATTGGTGATTTAAAAGACATGATTATGCATATATATCACTAGGTAATAGGTATCTTACTATCTTCTAGATTCTTCATTAAGTTATTGTAGTGGTGCCCTTGACAATTCGAAAGTACCCAACTTGGGTCTTGTAATCTGCAAAAATAGGATTTTTACTACTCCCCGACTGATTGTTTGATGGCTAATGTACCTGTCATAGAtgcttttgaaattttatttatatgttggaacctttagatttttttttagaaaagaatGTATTTGACGCTTATAATGCTGCTCCTTTATTTTCCAGGAGTGAACGCTGATGACGTCCGAGTTTCTGTAGCTGCAGTTGCTGCCCGAGGAGAAGCTAACAATGAGCTTTTGGAATTCATGGGGAAGGTacagaaaatgatattttactGGAACTGCTTCAGTTTGTAAGTTAAAACTGCAACTGATCTGGTAAGCTTCGAGACAGGTGCTGGGTCTAAAATTAAGCCAGATGACACTTCAACGAGGGTGGAATAACAAATCAAAGCTCCTGGTGGTACGTTGGAGACCagcatttgattttttttaagagtTTTGTATCTTTAACATTTGGTCTTGAGTGAAAAAGTAGAAGTAGCTTACGTACAAGGCCGAGTAAGAAGAAGTAGA is drawn from Salvia hispanica cultivar TCC Black 2014 chromosome 6, UniMelb_Shisp_WGS_1.0, whole genome shotgun sequence and contains these coding sequences:
- the LOC125192916 gene encoding UPF0235 protein At5g63440, whose protein sequence is MMTLDTQLQKMPKRKTDNAYVLDKKKHLARLNTSEAGKILLKRGEGKVERQYRMNCVGCELFVCYRAEEDLESASYIYVVDGALSTIAAETNPQDAPVPPCISQLEGGLVQVAIEVEDRAQRSAITRVNADDVRVSVAAVAARGEANNELLEFMGKVLGLKLSQMTLQRGWNNKSKLLVVEDMTARQVYEKLLEAAQP